CACGGAACAATCTGTCAGCTACATATCCACTTTTTATCGAAGCCCACTATCGAAAGGTAGAGCATTCTCGCCGTGTAATTGTACGTAGTCATCCCAGGCCGCGCAAACCTCGCGGACATCATCAGGGATCTTGCTTTGTCGGACTGTCTTTGGCTTGACCAAAAAGTTGATGTACAGACCAACGCTAGCGTGCCACGCAGTATGGCAATGGAAGCTCCAGATTCCTGGATTCTTTGCTTCAAACTGCACAACAAGATTTCCGTTACGCCGGAGAAGTTCCGTGTCGGCGCGGGCCGGGTTCTTGGGATACTTCAGAGTGCCGTTGTAGAACCCATCCGATTCGCTCAGGATCTGGAAGTCACCGCCATGAATGTGCATCGGATGGACGGAGAAATGGTTGTTCAGCACAACACGAACATGGCGGACATCGTCAGGAATCGTGGCCAAGATGTGCTGGGGATCCTTAAGATACTCGGCGTGACCATCTACTGCCTCGATGTACAACGGGCGGCTCCAGTCGGCTTTGAATGTCACATTATTCATCAGCCACTGATGATTGCCGCTAGCGTTTGATCTGAAGTCGATGTCGTAGAGAAGTGTAAGATCAGGCTTAGGGACACGCTTCTTGTAAATTGGCTTCTTCAAGTGAAGATCAGGCTACCAAGACAGGTTGAATTAGCATGACGAGCTAGTTGGAAGGaagattaaaataagtagcacTTACATCACCGCATGTTGCAGTGAAGCTTGGCAGAGGCGCAACAGTTTTGGTGGCTGGAACGACCGTGGTGGGTGTCTCGTCATAGTAGATAGTGCCCAGTGTCTCGTTAACTTTGGTGGCGGCACACTGAATTCTTGAGCGCATGTAGTAAGACCGCTTCGGGTCTCCATTACCCTTGACAAGAACTTCAGCTCTCATGCCGACACCGAGGATGATGTACTCCACTTCGTAAGGCTCTACAGGCACGAAGTCCATTGTGGTCACAATGATCTTGTGGCCGTCTATGGAAAAGATTTGCATAGCCTCGACACTTGTGTTGATCAACCGGAGCTTATGAACTTTGCCAGACTTGAATCTCAAGGATGCGCGTGGAGCATTGCTCTTGCAAGTCGTATTCGCGGGAGCAAGTGAGCAGTTGAAGTGATTCATTCCGTTGATCAACTGGTTATTCGATTGAGGGGCGTAGACGCTGGTATCGTTACTGGTTGATATGGCATCCGAGGCAATCTTCTCGTAAGGGTAGTGATAGTAGTCGGAGAGTGTGACGGGGCCCAAGTCGAGATCGTATTCGACGTGAGAAGGGCCGTAGATAACCATAGGACCCCACAGACCTCCGCCATACTGCAGCGCATGGTGGCCATGGTACCATGTCGATCCATACGTGCTGGCTTTCCAACGATAGGTGAAACTCCCACCAGGTACAATGGGACATTGCGTGATACCGCTGACTCCATCCATGAGTCCAGTCCCTTGCTGGTGTATGCTTGTAAGAACGTTAGCATAAAGTAGCCAACGGCTGTGGGGACGTGATTTATTATGGACTCACCCATGCCAATGCATCGCTGTGCCTTCCTCCGGACCCGTGATGTTGTTGTGGACGGTGATCTCGACAATATCCCCCCAGTTCGCCTCAACGAGAGGCCCAGGGAAATGGCCATTGACAGTGAGAAGTGTTTGTTCTGTAGGCAATGACTATGATCAGTCACTGGCTAGGGGTAGGCGAAAGATGCGATCTGCCTTGCTCGATCGAAATAGAGATCATCTGATGGTGAGGCTAAGGGTTGATGTAACGTACCAAATCCATCAGGTGCTAGGACAGCCCGTTGTATCGTCCACTCGTATTTTCGCACGACGCCAGTGTCAGGCACATTCTCAGGATCAGATTCGCATGTGCGGTTACCCCACGGTGGGCTAGCTTTCTTCTCGCTCGATTTGGCTCCCAAATATCGGGGCAAACAGGTTGGGGTTGGCGTAGTTGTGGAGATACTCGCCGCAGTCCCAGACAAGGCATGCACTGTCTGTGAGATACCCGAAAGGAGGCCACACAAGCTTGGAGTATGTTAGCGCTGACGAAGAATAGGCTCGCGTGAGAAGATTTGAAATACCTCAAGGCCGCTGAGACTGAAGGCTTCATCTTGTTGTCGAAACCAAAGGCAAAGGCAGTGATGGAAGGGTTGAAGTGACAGTCAAACGGACCGAAAAGTGCGACCCAGACGTCTGCGTACGACTTATAACTAATGCATCAGAACTGAAAACACTGCCATCTGACTGTGCATTTCATTTATTTGAGAAGGCCCTCACGGAATTCGTTGAGCTGCCTAGCCGGCCGGCGACATTCGTGATCCCGGCGCATAGGGTTAGTTTGCCCCCAGACTTACGCCAAGGGCAGAGAGAAAATAGAATGTCGGGATCCCAGGGTCTTACGGTGCTTCTGAGGTGGCACGCTCGTGGCTTTCCCGTCGGGGTGGGCTGAGCGTTGAACGACTGGGCAAGACGTCGAGCTGCATGTGGCTTGAAGCTGAAATGCCAGCAATTGAGGAGTTGCCGCACGCGGCCAACGCCACAATACCTGACATACATGGTTGCCAAGCCGCTAAAGCACGGATCTGCCGGCATACTTATAGACAACTTGTTTGCAAAGGTTGCTTGGTTTGATACTAAGGTACTCATCGCATAGAGCCAGGGTCTGCTGCTGTGCTTGTTTGCTGCCGACCTGCAATTTGCCTGATAATTTATTAGTGCCATTGtgttacgtaatagggatagtaatcgcaccttacgaagtgcccgttacgtactaaatcacgtatctatctcagatatcgtatttataaaccttttttttttatctatttctattttaataattaagctacttttattatactctatatacttattactacgtattataacttataataattataagcttagttcttaattaagaccttatattataacaatatacttattaatataatttttacgatctttttaaaataattaatttatttatatttactttaacctaagctaaattaactaattataataattaaattaaatagtttaacgtacttcgtattataaataagggtattagggtttaaaaatatattaacttaaacgctctaagttttaatatattttttaacccctttataatacttactttactttctaaatctaaataattaattataacccgtaataaaaaagaattacgagcttattaagcttattataaaatatttaaaaataactaaaaaaactaaaaaatcctttattagtagtttttaaatataactcttaatacGAACCTTTCgacttctttaaatataaataacttataggactaagccgggtttctttttataaaactaactatattacttattttatataaataagtttatcCTTAtaccgtatttataaaaaggttttatatacttaagagtatttaaaaataattagagctcaatactaaatataagtaatttatagtttataaatataatactattaatacgtatattaaaatccttatttagtaattaataaaattaattaatattatactatataaatacgtattttaaaaaactacaaaaaatagtactaagtttagtatatagcagatcgttaaatatttaaaataggaatttATACCTCccgaactagtaataaagaatatagttcgagaggaatattaataaacccttaataaaataaggactagaattaacttttaatattagtataaagagtagtaatttacttacttccgagctaaaacgtataatattttaaaaattaataaaaaaatcgccgtacttaacttcttaattataattaagtttagacttaatt
This is a stretch of genomic DNA from Colletotrichum lupini chromosome 10, complete sequence. It encodes these proteins:
- a CDS encoding multicopper oxidase, with product MYVRYCGVGRVRQLLNCWHFSFKPHAARRLAQSFNAQPTPTGKPRACHLRSTVRPWDPDILFSLCPWRKSGGKLTLCAGITNVAGRLGSSTNSSYADVWVALFGPFDCHFNPSITAFAFGFDNKMKPSVSAALSLCGLLSGISQTVHALSGTAASISTTTPTPTCLPRYLGAKSSEKKASPPWGNRTCESDPENVPDTGVVRKYEWTIQRAVLAPDGFEQTLLTVNGHFPGPLVEANWGDIVEITVHNNITGPEEGTAMHWHGIHQQGTGLMDGVSGITQCPIVPGGSFTYRWKASTYGSTWYHGHHALQYGGGLWGPMVIYGPSHVEYDLDLGPVTLSDYYHYPYEKIASDAISTSNDTSVYAPQSNNQLINGMNHFNCSLAPANTTCKSNAPRASLRFKSGKVHKLRLINTSVEAMQIFSIDGHKIIVTTMDFVPVEPYEVEYIILGVGMRAEVLVKGNGDPKRSYYMRSRIQCAATKVNETLGTIYYDETPTTVVPATKTVAPLPSFTATCGDPDLHLKKPIYKKRVPKPDLTLLYDIDFRSNASGNHQWLMNNVTFKADWSRPLYIEAVDGHAEYLKDPQHILATIPDDVRHVRVVLNNHFSVHPMHIHGGDFQILSESDGFYNGTLKYPKNPARADTELLRRNGNLVVQFEAKNPGIWSFHCHTAWHASVGLYINFLVKPKTVRQSKIPDDVREVCAAWDDYVQLHGENALPFDMEFA